One genomic segment of Pseudomonas chlororaphis subsp. aurantiaca includes these proteins:
- a CDS encoding MdtB/MuxB family multidrug efflux RND transporter permease subunit, whose amino-acid sequence MNLSRLFILRPVATTLSMLAIVLAGLIAYRLLPVSALPQVDYPTIRVMTLYPGASPDVMTSAVTAPLERQFGQMPGLTQMASTSSGGASVLTLRFNLDINMDVAEQQVQAAINAATNLLPTDLPAPPVYNKVNPADTPVLTLAITSKTMLLPKLNDLVDTRMAQKIAQISGVGMVSIAGGQRQAVRIKVNPEALAANGLNLADVRTLIGASNVNQPKGNFDGPTRVSMLDANDQLTSPKDYAELILAYKNGAPLRLKDVAQIVGGAENERLAAWANENQAVLLNIQRQPGANVIEVVDRIKALLPSITDNLPAGLDVTVLTDRTQTIRASVTDVQHELLIAIALVVMVTFLFLRRASATVIPSIAVPLSLIGTFGVMYLAGFSVNNLTLMALTIATGFVVDDAIVMLENISRFIEEGDSPMQAALKGARQIGFTLVSLTLSLIAVLIPLLFMADVVGRLFREFAITLAVAILISLVVSLTLTPMMCARLLKREPKEQEQGRFYRASGAWIDWLIASYGRWLQWVLKHQPLTLLVAVGTLALTVFLYMVVPKGFFPVQDTGVIQGISEAPQSVSFAAMSQRQQDLAKIILADPAVESLSSYIGVDGDNATLNSGRLLINLKPHRERDLSAAEVIARIQPQVDRLVGIRLFMQPVQDLTIEDRVSRTQYQFSMSSPDADLLALWSGRLVDALAHRPELTDVASDLQDKGLQVYLVIDRDAASRVGVSVSNITDALYDAFGQRQISTIYTQASQYRVVLQAQAGESIGPQALEQIHVKTTDGGQVRLSSLARVEERQAQLAIAHIGQFPAVMMSFNLAPGVALGQAVDIIEQVQRDIGMPVGVQTQFQGAAQAFQASLSSTLLLILAAVVTMYIVLGVLYESYIHPITILSTLPSAAVGALLALILSGNDLGMIAIIGIILLIGIVKKNAIMMIDFALDAERNQGMAPEQAIYQAALLRFRPILMTTLAALFGAVPLMLATGSGAELRQPLGLVMVGGLLLSQILTLFTTPVIYLYFDRLGRRWRSAPEPAEPVEQP is encoded by the coding sequence ATGAACCTCTCGCGGCTGTTCATCCTCCGTCCGGTAGCCACGACCCTGAGCATGCTGGCCATTGTCCTGGCCGGCCTGATCGCCTATCGCCTGCTGCCGGTCTCGGCGTTGCCCCAGGTCGATTACCCGACCATCCGGGTGATGACCCTGTACCCCGGCGCCAGCCCCGACGTGATGACCAGCGCGGTCACCGCGCCCCTGGAGCGCCAGTTCGGGCAGATGCCCGGCCTGACCCAGATGGCTTCCACCAGCTCCGGTGGCGCCTCGGTGCTGACCCTGCGCTTCAACCTCGACATCAATATGGATGTCGCCGAGCAGCAGGTGCAGGCGGCGATCAACGCCGCGACCAACCTGCTGCCCACGGACCTGCCGGCGCCGCCGGTGTACAACAAGGTCAACCCGGCGGACACCCCGGTGCTGACCCTGGCCATCACCTCCAAGACCATGCTGCTGCCCAAGCTCAACGACCTGGTCGATACCCGCATGGCGCAGAAGATCGCGCAGATCAGCGGCGTCGGCATGGTCAGCATCGCCGGCGGCCAGCGCCAGGCGGTGCGGATCAAGGTCAACCCGGAGGCCCTGGCGGCCAACGGCCTGAACCTGGCGGACGTGCGCACCCTGATCGGCGCCTCCAACGTCAACCAGCCCAAGGGCAACTTCGACGGCCCGACCCGGGTGTCGATGCTCGACGCCAACGACCAGTTGACCTCGCCCAAGGACTACGCCGAGCTGATCCTGGCCTACAAGAATGGCGCGCCGCTGCGTTTGAAGGACGTTGCGCAGATCGTCGGCGGCGCCGAGAACGAACGCCTGGCGGCCTGGGCCAATGAAAACCAGGCGGTGCTGCTCAACATCCAGCGCCAGCCCGGGGCCAACGTGATCGAGGTGGTGGACCGGATCAAGGCGCTGCTGCCGAGCATCACCGACAACCTGCCGGCGGGCCTCGACGTCACTGTGCTCACCGATCGCACCCAGACCATCCGCGCCTCGGTCACCGACGTGCAGCACGAACTGCTGATCGCCATCGCCCTGGTGGTGATGGTGACCTTCCTGTTCCTGCGCCGGGCCAGCGCCACGGTGATCCCGTCGATTGCCGTGCCGTTGTCGCTGATCGGTACCTTCGGCGTGATGTACCTGGCGGGTTTCTCGGTCAATAACCTGACCCTGATGGCCCTGACCATCGCCACCGGCTTCGTGGTCGACGACGCCATCGTGATGCTGGAGAACATCTCGCGCTTCATCGAGGAGGGCGACAGCCCGATGCAGGCCGCGCTCAAGGGCGCCAGGCAGATCGGCTTCACCCTGGTGTCGCTGACCCTGTCGCTGATCGCCGTATTGATCCCGCTGCTGTTCATGGCCGACGTGGTCGGGCGGCTGTTCCGCGAGTTCGCCATCACGTTGGCGGTGGCGATCCTGATTTCCCTGGTGGTGTCCCTGACCCTGACGCCGATGATGTGCGCGCGCCTGCTCAAGCGTGAGCCCAAGGAGCAAGAGCAGGGGCGCTTCTACCGCGCCAGCGGCGCCTGGATCGACTGGCTGATCGCCAGCTACGGTCGCTGGCTGCAATGGGTGCTCAAGCATCAGCCGCTGACCCTGCTGGTGGCCGTCGGCACCCTGGCGTTGACCGTGTTCCTTTATATGGTGGTGCCCAAGGGTTTCTTCCCGGTGCAGGACACCGGGGTGATCCAGGGCATTTCCGAAGCGCCGCAGTCGGTGTCCTTCGCCGCCATGAGCCAGCGCCAGCAGGACCTGGCGAAAATCATCCTGGCCGATCCGGCGGTGGAAAGCCTGTCGTCCTATATCGGGGTCGATGGCGACAACGCCACCCTCAACAGTGGCCGGCTGCTGATCAACCTTAAGCCGCACCGCGAACGCGACCTCAGCGCCGCCGAGGTGATTGCGCGGATCCAGCCGCAGGTCGACCGGTTGGTGGGCATCCGCCTGTTCATGCAGCCGGTGCAGGACCTGACCATCGAGGACCGGGTCAGCCGCACCCAGTACCAGTTCAGCATGTCGTCGCCGGATGCCGACCTGCTGGCCCTGTGGAGCGGGCGCCTGGTGGATGCCCTGGCTCACCGGCCGGAGCTCACCGACGTCGCCAGCGACCTGCAGGACAAGGGCTTGCAGGTGTACCTGGTGATCGACCGCGACGCCGCTTCGCGCGTCGGCGTCTCGGTGTCGAACATCACCGACGCGCTGTACGACGCCTTCGGCCAGCGGCAGATTTCCACCATCTATACCCAGGCCAGCCAATACCGCGTGGTATTGCAGGCCCAGGCCGGGGAAAGCATCGGCCCGCAGGCGCTGGAACAGATCCATGTGAAGACCACCGACGGCGGCCAGGTGCGGCTGTCGAGCCTGGCCCGGGTCGAGGAGCGCCAGGCGCAACTGGCCATCGCCCATATCGGCCAGTTCCCGGCGGTGATGATGTCCTTCAACCTGGCGCCCGGCGTGGCCCTGGGGCAAGCGGTGGACATCATCGAGCAGGTGCAGCGGGACATCGGCATGCCGGTGGGCGTGCAGACCCAGTTCCAGGGCGCGGCCCAGGCGTTCCAGGCCTCGCTGTCGAGCACCTTGCTGCTGATCCTGGCGGCGGTGGTGACCATGTACATCGTGCTGGGGGTGCTCTACGAGAGCTACATCCACCCGATCACCATCCTTTCCACGCTGCCGTCGGCGGCTGTGGGGGCCTTGCTGGCGCTGATCCTCAGCGGCAACGACCTGGGCATGATCGCGATCATCGGCATCATCTTGCTGATCGGCATCGTCAAGAAGAACGCGATCATGATGATCGACTTCGCCCTCGACGCCGAACGCAACCAGGGCATGGCCCCGGAGCAGGCGATCTACCAGGCGGCGCTCCTGCGTTTCCGGCCGATCCTGATGACCACCCTGGCCGCGCTGTTCGGCGCCGTGCCACTGATGCTGGCCACCGGTTCCGGCGCCGAACTGCGCCAGCCTTTGGGCCTGGTGATGGTCGGCGGCCTGTTGCTGAGCCAGATCCTGACGCTGTTCACCACGCCGGTGATCTACCTGTACTTCGACCGCCTGGGCCGCCGCTGGCGTTCGGCGCCTGAGCCCGCGGAGCCGGTAGAGCAGCCATGA
- a CDS encoding MdtA/MuxA family multidrug efflux RND transporter periplasmic adaptor subunit → MVDHSMQSSVSRNSRRWLFGLLVLLAIVGLCWKFWPASTTHKDAAGQKAAAGHTGRSGSMRPGFGGASGPIPVRVAPATRGDFPLYYKALGTVTALNTINVRSRVAGELVKVAFEEGQMVKAGDLLAEIDPRPYQNALLQAEGTLLQNQAQLKNAQVDYERYRGLYAQDSIAKQTLDTAAALVSQYQGTVKTNQAAVNDARLNLEFTRIRAPITGRVGLRQLDVGNLVAANDTTALAIITQTQPISVAFTLPENNLSRVLERYRSGAKLPVEAWDRGDQMLQASGVLQSLDNQIDTTTGTLKFKARYENRDQVLFPNQFVNVRVLADTLKNVVLAPSAAIQFGTNGTFVYALDGDNKVKIRQLQVGDSNGDSTVIKAGLEAGDRVVLEGTDRLKDGSEVEVVNTTEEVPTTPTQHLQGKPASSATTPATAPAADAPASKVGA, encoded by the coding sequence ATGGTTGATCATTCCATGCAATCCTCCGTTTCCCGCAACTCCCGTCGCTGGCTGTTCGGCCTGCTTGTCCTGTTGGCCATCGTCGGCCTGTGCTGGAAGTTCTGGCCGGCCTCGACCACCCACAAGGATGCCGCCGGGCAAAAGGCCGCCGCCGGACACACCGGGCGCAGCGGGTCGATGCGCCCGGGATTCGGTGGCGCGAGCGGGCCGATCCCGGTGCGGGTGGCGCCGGCCACGCGCGGGGACTTCCCGCTGTATTACAAGGCGCTGGGCACCGTCACCGCGCTGAACACCATCAATGTGCGCAGCCGGGTGGCCGGTGAGCTGGTCAAGGTGGCCTTCGAGGAAGGGCAGATGGTCAAGGCCGGCGACCTGCTGGCGGAAATCGACCCACGGCCTTACCAGAACGCCTTGCTCCAGGCCGAAGGCACGCTGTTGCAGAACCAGGCCCAGTTGAAGAACGCCCAGGTCGACTACGAGCGTTATCGCGGCCTGTATGCCCAGGACAGTATCGCCAAGCAGACCCTGGACACCGCCGCGGCACTGGTCAGCCAGTACCAGGGCACGGTCAAGACCAACCAGGCGGCGGTCAACGACGCCAGGCTCAATCTCGAATTCACCAGGATCCGCGCGCCGATCACCGGCCGCGTCGGCCTGCGCCAGCTGGACGTCGGCAACCTGGTGGCGGCCAACGACACCACCGCGCTGGCGATCATCACCCAGACCCAGCCGATCAGCGTCGCCTTCACCCTGCCGGAGAACAACCTGAGCAGGGTGCTGGAGCGTTATCGCAGCGGCGCCAAGCTGCCGGTGGAAGCCTGGGACCGCGGCGACCAGATGCTGCAGGCCAGTGGCGTGCTGCAAAGCCTCGACAACCAGATCGACACCACCACCGGCACCCTGAAGTTCAAGGCGCGCTACGAGAACCGCGACCAGGTGCTGTTCCCCAACCAGTTCGTCAACGTGCGCGTGCTCGCCGACACCCTGAAAAACGTGGTGCTGGCGCCGTCGGCGGCGATCCAGTTCGGCACCAACGGCACCTTCGTCTATGCCCTGGACGGCGACAACAAGGTCAAGATCCGCCAGTTGCAGGTCGGTGACAGCAACGGCGACTCCACCGTGATCAAGGCCGGCCTGGAAGCCGGCGACCGGGTGGTGCTGGAAGGCACCGACCGCCTGAAAGACGGCAGCGAAGTGGAGGTGGTGAACACCACCGAAGAAGTGCCGACCACCCCGACCCAGCATCTGCAGGGCAAGCCGGCCAGCTCGGCGACCACACCGGCCACGGCCCCGGCCGCTGACGCCCCGGCGAGCAAGGTCGGCGCATGA
- the tpx gene encoding thiol peroxidase: MAQVTLKGNPVQVNGQLPQAGSKAPAFSLVGAGLADITLSSFAGKRKVLNIFPSVDTPTCATSVRKFNAQANDLDNTVVLCISADLPFAQARFCGAEGLENVQNLSTLRGREFIENYGVAIADGPLAGLTARAVVVLDENDTVLHSELVKEIAEEPNYDAALAVLK; encoded by the coding sequence ATGGCTCAAGTCACCCTTAAAGGCAACCCGGTTCAAGTCAACGGCCAACTGCCACAAGCCGGCTCCAAGGCGCCAGCGTTCTCCCTGGTGGGCGCCGGCCTGGCCGACATCACCCTGAGCAGCTTTGCCGGCAAGCGCAAAGTGCTGAACATCTTCCCAAGCGTCGACACCCCGACCTGCGCCACCTCCGTGCGCAAGTTCAACGCCCAGGCCAACGACCTGGACAACACCGTGGTGCTGTGCATCTCGGCTGACCTGCCGTTCGCCCAGGCCCGTTTCTGCGGCGCCGAAGGCCTGGAAAACGTGCAGAACCTGTCGACCCTGCGTGGCCGCGAGTTCATCGAAAACTACGGCGTGGCCATTGCCGACGGCCCGCTGGCCGGCCTGACCGCCCGCGCGGTGGTGGTGCTGGATGAGAACGACACCGTGCTGCACAGCGAGCTGGTCAAGGAAATCGCTGAAGAACCGAACTACGACGCGGCCTTGGCCGTTCTGAAGTAA